From Betaproteobacteria bacterium, a single genomic window includes:
- a CDS encoding sigma-70 family RNA polymerase sigma factor yields MGAMKHVPEGQPGASVLTLGDLLYGDKPDNTLSEIDLVALVQCMAAGDLRALQALYERTHRIVFTLIVRITNNRETAEELTVDLFHDLWRRAASYDAANGSVMGWIMNQARSRAIDRLRFEQRKKRVNQHPDEPVWAAAASNPHDSLEMQQQSRLLRNAMAELSPHERQAIETAFFSELTYAETAARLNEPLGTVKTRIRSGLQKLRMALAGRWEA; encoded by the coding sequence ATGGGTGCAATGAAACATGTGCCCGAGGGGCAGCCTGGCGCTTCGGTGCTAACTCTCGGCGATCTGCTCTATGGCGACAAGCCGGACAACACTCTGTCCGAAATCGACTTGGTGGCGCTTGTGCAATGCATGGCCGCGGGCGATTTGCGGGCGTTGCAAGCGCTGTATGAACGAACACATCGGATCGTATTCACCTTGATCGTGCGAATCACCAACAATCGCGAGACCGCCGAAGAGCTCACAGTGGATCTGTTCCACGATCTGTGGCGGCGCGCAGCGAGCTACGATGCGGCCAACGGATCGGTCATGGGCTGGATCATGAATCAGGCGCGCTCCCGAGCGATCGACCGCTTGCGCTTCGAGCAGCGCAAGAAGCGCGTCAACCAGCATCCGGACGAACCGGTTTGGGCCGCGGCTGCGAGCAATCCTCACGACAGCCTGGAGATGCAGCAGCAGTCCCGCCTGCTACGAAATGCCATGGCCGAGTTGAGCCCGCACGAGCGGCAGGCGATCGAGACGGCCTTCTTCTCCGAGCTCACGTACGCGGAGACCGCGGCACGGCTGAACGAGCCGCTCGGGACCGTCAAAAC